The stretch of DNA TGGATGACAGCCCCGTCAGGTCCGTGGTGACGGACATCATGCGCACGGGCGAGCGGGCCGCAACTCTGGTAAGTCAACTGCTCGAATTCGGCCGCCCGCGAGAACAGCGCAAGGAGCTGCTGAATCTCAACGAGGTCGCGGGAGATCTGTGCCACATGCTGGAACGGTTGATTCCCAGTTCGATCAGTCTGGAATTCAAGAGCGAGCCCGAACTTCCCTGCATTCTTGCCGATCGCACCCAGATCGAACAGGTGTTGATGAATCTGGTGCTGAATGCCCGTGACGCGATCAAGGAAGTCGGCCGGATCCGGATCACGACATCGACGATCCACTACTCGTCGGACAACGCCCTGCCCCAGGGAATGTCCGAGGGGGACCTTGTACGCCTGAGTGTGTCGGACAACGGCAGCGGGATTCCGCCCGAAATCCAGGAAAAGATCTTCGAGCCCTTCTTCACCACCAAGAAGGAAAAGGGCAATGGGCTGGGTCTGGCCACCGTCTACAACGTGGTCAGGGTCGGCTGCAAGGGAACCATCTCCCTGGACAGCCGCCCGGGCATCGGCACCGAATTCATGGTCGACTTTCCCGTCGCGGCGGGAACGCGTGGAACAAAGGACAGCCAGAAGGCCGAGCCCGCACACGAGAGCCAGTCGATCCTGGTGGTCGAGGACGAGAAGGAAGTGCGCGAACTGGTCAACCAGGTGCTGCTGAATGCGGGCTACCAGACCAACATGGCCGACAGCGCGGAAATGGCGCTGACCATTCTCAACGATGCGCGCCAGCGGTTCGACCTGATCGTGACCGACATCGTGATGCCCGGCATGAATGGCATGGAACTGGGCAAGCAGGTCAACATCCTGCATCCGGGCATGAAGATTCTCTACATGTCCGCGTATACCAACGAGAGCTTCAGCGAAGAGAAGATCATCAGCCGCGATGAGTTCCTCCAGAAGCCCTTCCTGCCCAGCGTGCTTACCGGGCGTGTGCATCGCCTGCTGGACTCCGGCATCCAACCGCCCCTGTCCTGATTGCGGATTCCTGCTCCAGGTTTTGTTTCGCCCTCCAGGGGATTTACCTTCCATCCCGGTGATCCTGCCTGTCCAACGACAGCCCCGTTTTCCCTTTTCAGCTTCGCGAGCCGTCATGCAGCCCAATCCCATCCTTACTCAGGAACTCACCTGGCTCAAGGGTGTGGGGCCGCGCAAGGGTCAGGTTCTGGCCGCGGCAGGGCTGACGACGGGTGCTGACCTGCTCGAGTACTTTCCCCGGCGCTATCTCGACCGTACCAGTGTGACCCGGATCTCCGAGCTGTCAGAACCGGGCGAGCACACCTTCGTGGGCCGGATCGTGGCAGCCAGCACCAAGGGTTACGCCCGCTCGGTGCGTTTCGAAGCGATGCTCCACGATGGGTCCGGCAGCCTGGGCCTGGTCTGGTTCAACCGTGTACGCTGGATCCAGAATGCCCTGGCCGTGGGCGATGTGGTGGCCGTGAGCGGGCGGGTGGGGAAGTTCCGGGGCTGGCAGATGCAACACCCGGCTCTCGAGAAGCTGGCCATCGACGAGGAAAGCGAAGCGGGTTTCGAGTACCAGGGGCAGATCGTGCCGATCTACCCGCTCAGCGAGGAACTGCGCAAGGCCTGGCTGGACAGTCGGGCCCTGCATCGCATGGTACGGCAGCTGTGGCGTGACACGCCATTCCTGTACCCGGAGTTCCTCCCGGACGAGGTGCTCGAACGGTTCCACCTCGTGGGCCGCAACCAGGCGATGCTCGACGTGCATCTGGGGGCCGACCTGGATGCGGTGATGCGCGCCCGCCGGCGCCTGATCTTTCAGGAATTCTACATCCTCGAGCTGATGCTGGCCTTCCGGCGCACCACGCTGAAACAGCAACACACGGGCATGGCCTTTCCGGTGGTGGGTGAGCACGTGCATCGCCTGCTCGAGCTCCTGCCCTTTGACCTGACCGCAGCGCAGAAACGCGTGATCCGCGAGATCCACGAGGACATGCGAAGCCCCGAGCCGATGAATCGTCTGCTGCAGGGCGACGTGGGCAGCGGCAAGACCCTGGTGGCCCTGGTGGCCATGCTCATCGCGGTGGCCAATTCCAGCCAGGCGGCCCTGATGGCCCCCACGGAGATTCTGGCCGAACAGCATTTCCGCACCGTCACCCGCTGGTGCGATCCACTGGGCGTGCGTGTGACATTGCTCACGGGCTCGCGCAAGGGCGAAATCAGGCGCAAGGCGCTGGCCGAAATCAGCACCGGCTGGAGCCAGATCGTGATTGGAACCCACGCCCTGATCCAGGAATCGGTGGACTTCGCCGGGCTGGGCCTGGCGATCATCGACGAACAGCATCGTTTCGGTGTCGCGCAGCGCGCCCTGCTCAAGCAGAAAGGACGCACTCTGGACACTTTGGTGATGACCGCCACACCCATTCCGCGCACTCTGGCCATCGTGTCCTACGGCGACATGGATCTCTCCTTGATCGACGAACTGCCCCCAGGACGCCTGGCGATCACCACCGCCTGGCGTCGCGAGAGTCAGCGCGACAAGGTCTTTCATTTCGTGAGACAGCAACTGGCCGA from Candidatus Delongbacteria bacterium encodes:
- the recG gene encoding ATP-dependent DNA helicase RecG; amino-acid sequence: MQPNPILTQELTWLKGVGPRKGQVLAAAGLTTGADLLEYFPRRYLDRTSVTRISELSEPGEHTFVGRIVAASTKGYARSVRFEAMLHDGSGSLGLVWFNRVRWIQNALAVGDVVAVSGRVGKFRGWQMQHPALEKLAIDEESEAGFEYQGQIVPIYPLSEELRKAWLDSRALHRMVRQLWRDTPFLYPEFLPDEVLERFHLVGRNQAMLDVHLGADLDAVMRARRRLIFQEFYILELMLAFRRTTLKQQHTGMAFPVVGEHVHRLLELLPFDLTAAQKRVIREIHEDMRSPEPMNRLLQGDVGSGKTLVALVAMLIAVANSSQAALMAPTEILAEQHFRTVTRWCDPLGVRVTLLTGSRKGEIRRKALAEISTGWSQIVIGTHALIQESVDFAGLGLAIIDEQHRFGVAQRALLKQKGRTLDTLVMTATPIPRTLAIVSYGDMDLSLIDELPPGRLAITTAWRRESQRDKVFHFVRQQLADGAQAYIVYPLVEESEKLDLRAAEAAFEELSANQLAGCRLGLLHGRMKGREKDAVMQRFLAGDLQALISTTVIEVGVDNPRATIMVVEQAERFGLSQLHQLRGRVGRGSDKSWCILLAGQALSAEGRERLETMARTQDGFEIAEVDMRMRGAGDFFGTRQSGLPVFRLADIVRDRDLLVQARDAAFALVDRDPRLEQHEALRTHLLEHHGEDIRRMEH